The Deefgea tanakiae DNA segment TATTCGCCATGGCGCTCGTGCACACACCAGTCGTTGCGGCTCAGCACCATCACTGAGCCCAAAGTTGGCAATTCACGGAAGATTTCTTGTGCTGTGCCAGTGAGCGGGGAGGCTGTTACGCCACATTGCGCAGCGATGAGTTCCGCTTCGCTGACATTAAGACGTGCAGCGCGTTCACGGGCGCGTAGTTTTGGTTCGGTTTCTAGGAGGGCTTGGTAGGCGGCCTGTAATGTGGCCGCGTGTTCGGCAAAAGTCATTGCGTTCATGAGGTTCTCCTTCTTAAGTGGTTAATTTGTTTGAGTGATACGCCACAGCACGCCACTAGGGTCGACGACAACAATGTCGCGCATCGCCCAAGCTTGATCGGTCGGCGGCTGAGCGTGGATGCCGTATTTTTGCTGTAAAGGCTCAACCACCCGCCACCATGCGGCGACATCGCTCACGTGTAATTGCAGCATCAGATTTTCAGCAAATGCTTTGACGTAAAAATCTTGCAGAAGAAACGCATGCTCATCGCATTGCAAACGTGCCAGTGCACCGTCCTGCCATACGAGCTTGAACCCGAGGTCTTGGTAAAACGCCAGCGAGGTTTCGAAATTCAATGTCGGTACAAAAGGGTGTAAGCCAATAATGTTCATGCGCTTGTCCTTGAAGCAGTACCACCGAGTTGTTGTTCGGCGGTACTGTGTGCGGGTGATTTACTTGCTGTTGGGCAGTACTTCAATTTCAAACTGCCAAGTTTGCTGGCTGCGGATGTCGCCTGGTGTTGCATAGCCAATTTCTTTTAGGCGCAAACGGGCGAAGCTATTGCCTTCGGCAGAGCGAAGCAAGGTGCCGCGATTCGGATTAGCCACTTGGCTGTGGGCCACAATGGTGCCTTCCGCTGTTGAGTAATAGTTGTACCAGCCGTAATCAAGTTTGGCAGGGTAAGTGCCTTGTGCGGCGGGATTCAGTTTTGAGGTGATACTGTCTTTTTTCCACGCACTGGCACTGCCTGGTGTTGCCAAATCGGTAGCAGTCAAATCAGGTAAAGTTGAGGCGAGGATATTGTTTTCGGTAAATTTGCTCGCAATCGCTTTGCCGTCTGTGCCATAGAAACCCGCTGGTGTTTTAGCCGTGAAACCACCCACTTTGCCTGCGCCCGAAGTGCCGCTATTGAGTTTGACGTTGTAGCGATTGAACGCGATATGCCAAGTATCATTGGCTGCGACGGCTTGCGCGGTGTTGAGGTTGTAGTAAACCCACGCTTTGCTGGCATCGACTGTGGCAGTGCGCACTGGCGCGCCAGCAACACTGCGGTCTACCCATCGAAATGATGGGTTGGCAGATACGGTGCCGCTCGCGCCGCCATAGTAGCCCGTCATTTGCAATGCATAGACTGGAGCAGTCGCCGTTCCAGTGTTGCTCACCGCGGTATTGTCGGTTGAAATTAGAAATACACGGAAGTTAGGGTAAAGTTTGTGGTCATTATCGCCCCCTACGCCATATTCAAACGCCGAACTCTGGATGCCATTAGTACCTGTGAATACGCTATTGGCAGTATCTTTTAGATATAGAGTCTCTGGAATGACTGCACCGCTCACTGGATCGATTGCGCCATTTTTCCATTTCTTCAGCGCTTCCCAAGTGTAATCAAATGGGCTACCAAATACGCCGCCTTTGCCTGCTCCAGACTCGCCACCATTACTCCACAAAGAAACGCCACGGCTGGCACTGGCCAGTTTTAAATCCCAATTGGCTGAAGCGCAGTCTGCTTGCTGGCTGAGATCAAAGTCGTAGCATATCGAACTGCCCGCAGCGGGCAGCTTGGCATTCCATACTTGCGCTGTGGGCGCGACAGGCGCAGGGGTTGGCGCTGCAGTGGGTGCTGTAGTTGGTGTGGGGGTCGTTGTGGCTCCGCCTAAACTACCGCCACCACCGCAAGCACTGAGTAAAGCTGCGCTGCCCAGTGCAATAAATAGCTGTTTCATGGTGTTACTTTCCTTGTTGAAGGGTTTTCATTGAAGGGTTTTCATTGAAGGGTTTGCATTGAAGAATTCGCATCCCATTGGTAACGGATTCCGAGATAGACAAAACGGCCTGCAATTGGGCCAACATCATTGGCATCGGCAAAGTCACGCTGCACATTGAATAGGTTATTGATGCCGGCATAGGCGGTTAGGTCGCGTCCAATCTGTTGATTGAAGCTCAAGTCCGTTTTGTGCCATGCGGGTGAATAAGCTGATTTGGCCGAGTCGACCAATTCCTTGCTCTGCCATTGATTGCGTAAGGTCAGAGTACTGCCTTTGCGTGGCGTCCAATCCACGCCGACGCGGCCAATATGCTCTGGTCGACGAGTGAGCATGGTGTTGGTTTGCTCGTCACGGGTATAGGTATAGGTATAAGCGGCATTAAAGGTCAGTTCAGGTAGAGCCTTCCACTGCCCAGACAATTCCATACCGGCCGTTTTTGCGGCAGCAATATTTTCATATTGATAGCTAGCAACGCCATTACTGATGCTGGCATTGTCTATATCGACTTGAATCAAATTTCGGATTCGGTTGTAAAATGCATTGCCCTGTAAGGACAATTGCTCACCCAACAGCCAATCGATTCCTAGCTGATAGCTATTGGATTCTTCTGGCTGTAGATTTGGATTGCCGATCACCCGATAGCCCAGCGCGCTATGATCAAATAAGAAATGGCGCTCTTTTAAATTGGGTACACGATAGCCCTGACCCCAGCTGGCTCGGCCAATCAAGCGTTGTGCATCGTCTTGTAATAAGTCTGCTTTTAAAGCCACTTTTGGCGCAGCATGAGAGCCAAAGTCGGAATCGTGTTGCGCGCGCAGGCCGAGTACCAGTTCAAGCTGATCACCGATGAAAATATCATTTTGAGCGTAGAGTTCTGTGCTGGTGCGTTCCACCATGCCATTGGCTTGTAATTCGCTATAGCCATTATTCACTTGATCGAGTGTATCTTTCCTAAAGTCAATGCCTACTTGCCATAGCTGGCTATACCACGCAGGTAAATCCACTTGCAGCGAGCCTTGTTGCAAGGTTTGGCGTGCTCGCCGATCTCCGGTCGCGACTTGATTTGCGCTGGCTAGAGACTGGGTGTCATATTGCTCACTGAGTCCTGTGAGCTGCACGCGGCCTTTGTCGGCAAAATGCCAAATACCGCCTGCGGCCCAACGATCGCGGGTAATCTCTTCTTGTTTTTGC contains these protein-coding regions:
- a CDS encoding HmuY family protein, producing MKQLFIALGSAALLSACGGGGSLGGATTTPTPTTAPTAAPTPAPVAPTAQVWNAKLPAAGSSICYDFDLSQQADCASANWDLKLASASRGVSLWSNGGESGAGKGGVFGSPFDYTWEALKKWKNGAIDPVSGAVIPETLYLKDTANSVFTGTNGIQSSAFEYGVGGDNDHKLYPNFRVFLISTDNTAVSNTGTATAPVYALQMTGYYGGASGTVSANPSFRWVDRSVAGAPVRTATVDASKAWVYYNLNTAQAVAANDTWHIAFNRYNVKLNSGTSGAGKVGGFTAKTPAGFYGTDGKAIASKFTENNILASTLPDLTATDLATPGSASAWKKDSITSKLNPAAQGTYPAKLDYGWYNYYSTAEGTIVAHSQVANPNRGTLLRSAEGNSFARLRLKEIGYATPGDIRSQQTWQFEIEVLPNSK
- a CDS encoding VOC family protein, producing the protein MNIIGLHPFVPTLNFETSLAFYQDLGFKLVWQDGALARLQCDEHAFLLQDFYVKAFAENLMLQLHVSDVAAWWRVVEPLQQKYGIHAQPPTDQAWAMRDIVVVDPSGVLWRITQTN
- a CDS encoding TonB-dependent receptor plug domain-containing protein, which encodes MKLKLLSIAVMLSPLPVLAEVHLDAVVVSATRTERAQIDAPIRTEIVDRAEIERTHASTLAQALENVPGLQLREIHGKSGYELSLQGLSSDQVLVLIDGMPISASTGSTVNLSQYLVGDIERIEVIKGAASAQYGSSAMGGVINVITRRTEAGLKASIDLNTGSYGQQNDSGRSMDMGRTTGRAHISGGNEQWRVSAQVEAIDDQGFAQQPEKWSRQGDAIRRDQYGARIDWLPNEDWQFWVDGSRYQETAYQRYQTYAPPNYIPQQKQEEITRDRWAAGGIWHFADKGRVQLTGLSEQYDTQSLASANQVATGDRRARQTLQQGSLQVDLPAWYSQLWQVGIDFRKDTLDQVNNGYSELQANGMVERTSTELYAQNDIFIGDQLELVLGLRAQHDSDFGSHAAPKVALKADLLQDDAQRLIGRASWGQGYRVPNLKERHFLFDHSALGYRVIGNPNLQPEESNSYQLGIDWLLGEQLSLQGNAFYNRIRNLIQVDIDNASISNGVASYQYENIAAAKTAGMELSGQWKALPELTFNAAYTYTYTRDEQTNTMLTRRPEHIGRVGVDWTPRKGSTLTLRNQWQSKELVDSAKSAYSPAWHKTDLSFNQQIGRDLTAYAGINNLFNVQRDFADANDVGPIAGRFVYLGIRYQWDANSSMQTLQ